In a genomic window of Gloeothece verrucosa PCC 7822:
- a CDS encoding HAD family hydrolase: MSLKGVLLDVDGTLVNSNDAHAQAWVEAFKKFAYDISFEEVRPLIGMGGDKVISLLVPGLTDSKGVGKEISSFRQQLIINQYGTKLSPTPGARQLLLKMLSEGLELIVASSAKSDELSVLLKSGGIDDLLPQATTSSDVDNSKPEPDIVQAALDKINLPPEQVLMLGDTPYDIEAASRAGINVIALRCGGFSDSQLEGAGAIYDDPAQLLEQYETSALSR; this comes from the coding sequence ATGAGCTTAAAAGGCGTGCTTTTAGATGTAGATGGGACACTGGTAAACAGCAATGATGCTCATGCACAAGCTTGGGTTGAGGCATTTAAAAAGTTTGCTTACGATATCAGCTTTGAGGAGGTTAGACCTTTAATCGGGATGGGTGGCGACAAAGTAATTTCTCTACTTGTACCAGGGCTAACTGACTCAAAGGGCGTAGGCAAGGAAATATCTTCTTTTCGCCAACAGTTAATCATCAACCAATACGGTACTAAGTTAAGTCCGACACCAGGGGCACGTCAACTATTATTAAAAATGCTATCAGAGGGACTTGAATTAATCGTTGCCAGTTCAGCCAAAAGCGACGAACTCTCAGTATTACTCAAATCCGGTGGCATCGACGATTTGTTACCACAAGCTACAACATCGAGCGATGTCGATAACTCCAAACCTGAGCCTGATATCGTCCAAGCGGCTTTAGACAAAATCAACCTCCCCCCTGAGCAAGTTTTAATGTTAGGGGATACTCCCTATGATATCGAGGCAGCCTCAAGAGCCGGTATTAATGTTATCGCTTTACGTTGTGGAGGCTTCAGTGACTCCCAACTTGAAGGCGCAGGGGCTATTTATGATGACCCGGCTCAGTTATTAGAACAGTATGAAACATCGGCTTTATCTAGATAA
- a CDS encoding multicopper oxidase domain-containing protein: MSSILSDFYIIGQENFNNWSNGYNSNGYLKVLPQHQQKVLFKDPFQDWQQGRSGNYFSSWGPDQQLEVTLTLQDLTQVEIEGFGIVKAGDGIIPWLNNKPTPFEFLRGYNGTIPGPMLIVDPGDTLKITLKNDLNDPQQGTNFHFHGGHISPLGHGDNVLINIPPGNTWTTEIKIPDNHEIGPAWYHPHLHGLTNEQLASGLAGYLLVNPKYNLPDLDKWNPKEMPMHFMALNSFGIQQINRPGKPGDPLNQNPQQAIPAGTPLKVLGQTQDGKPIYELSDAVGIGKNALPASYDPAIPTGDPSQLLFEYGGGVLKGPVENVIHTVNGQYNPTLEVATGQWNMFSFLNQDPNAFHVLQLVKEENGQLIPQEMSLIGMDTDLSGLIEDNKKEVNTLPILNPGSRISMLEWFEKPGTYYLLSNATSEILGDKAPLLTRDEGAKDGRFKWPPQVLATIEVTGDEIPKGAFPEAYDTLKQQDQKTKEMIAAVENGDFERERDFVWTANIGGAIAEGNSPDDTEVETFEGSYKINGGYFSSDPSKLTPLTMSMLDTYEVWNIINESGKSDPSLPVDIPLLEWHPFHQHQNSFVVLEINGIKVSDMDQTYLAGVLSDTIALPPTYKPGTVTPENPYGEAMLNGTPSNVKILMNFKDFPGTFVNHCHILFHEDAGMMAPVRVILNTNNTWLGLGAKSNAKGQVELIRASDLDQRLYFKPYGNNFKGAIDVAIGDVNYKQKPLSNYYVTDNVTDIVTVQRSLTNPNQKFTVKVFDGQTLIDEVEQGRTRINNPTANSLIGEITPFNNLNFNPNNQASVATGDINGDGYSDIVVGVGGRIKPQIEIYSGKDFSLLSRISPFHHETYFKGKVNLAVGDVNGDNFDDIIIGQGRGGRGLVEIYSGILIQQQQSLDGIDVSHKTSLISETFKPFGDGYKGEVDVTSGYILQRPQVLNGKPVQTHYANITTLAVDGVPSDLGQIRVFTHVGEHGAHSSHETMAAPQAADSGHDHEYMELRLDAQFTPDRPISQLMGTFIDIPDSPRGEPALYTLNDAGNPEIIRLQENNVPETITLKSAPTIPKNVTGTPENDYFDSASPEPERYFIGDNQILTTGNGDDIVDVTDAVGNNRIETGNGNDIIFAGSNNRLIGGAGNDQFFVGTGEGNNRIWGNSGADSFYIVTDEQNLVTKANQILDFNPSQDKIILANTSFNYNSLGTDWKVRQEDQKTIIQVFNQDVAVFANLQASALNRTNVLFS, encoded by the coding sequence ATGAGTAGTATATTGTCAGATTTCTATATTATTGGGCAAGAAAATTTCAATAATTGGAGTAATGGGTACAATAGCAACGGCTATTTAAAAGTTTTGCCTCAACATCAACAAAAAGTATTGTTTAAAGACCCTTTTCAAGATTGGCAACAAGGGCGCTCCGGAAATTACTTTTCTAGTTGGGGGCCTGATCAACAGTTAGAAGTAACTCTGACCCTACAAGACCTAACTCAAGTCGAAATCGAAGGATTTGGAATTGTTAAAGCGGGTGATGGAATAATTCCTTGGCTTAACAACAAACCCACCCCTTTTGAATTTTTAAGAGGCTATAATGGCACAATTCCGGGTCCTATGCTGATTGTCGATCCTGGAGATACCCTCAAGATCACACTGAAAAATGATTTAAACGATCCTCAACAAGGTACTAATTTTCACTTTCATGGGGGACATATTTCACCGTTAGGACATGGAGATAATGTTCTTATCAATATCCCACCGGGAAATACTTGGACCACTGAAATCAAAATTCCCGATAATCATGAAATAGGACCTGCCTGGTATCATCCGCATTTACACGGTTTAACCAATGAACAACTTGCTTCAGGATTAGCCGGTTATTTGCTGGTGAATCCTAAATATAACCTTCCTGACTTAGACAAATGGAACCCAAAAGAGATGCCGATGCATTTTATGGCTCTCAATAGTTTCGGTATTCAACAAATTAATCGTCCCGGCAAACCCGGAGATCCCCTTAACCAAAATCCTCAGCAAGCGATTCCGGCAGGTACACCGTTAAAAGTTTTAGGACAAACCCAAGACGGTAAGCCCATTTATGAACTCTCTGATGCAGTGGGTATTGGCAAAAATGCGCTTCCTGCATCATATGACCCGGCAATTCCCACTGGTGACCCTTCTCAACTGCTATTTGAATATGGTGGCGGCGTTTTAAAAGGTCCTGTGGAAAATGTGATTCATACCGTTAACGGGCAGTATAATCCCACTTTAGAAGTGGCAACTGGTCAGTGGAATATGTTTTCTTTTCTTAACCAAGACCCAAACGCCTTTCATGTCTTGCAATTGGTTAAAGAGGAAAACGGACAACTGATTCCTCAAGAAATGTCTTTAATTGGCATGGATACAGACCTTTCAGGATTAATAGAAGACAATAAAAAAGAAGTCAATACTCTGCCTATTCTTAATCCTGGGTCCAGAATATCAATGCTGGAATGGTTTGAAAAGCCAGGAACTTATTATTTACTTTCAAATGCTACCTCGGAGATTCTGGGAGATAAAGCACCTCTGTTAACTCGTGATGAGGGAGCGAAAGATGGCCGTTTTAAATGGCCGCCTCAAGTGTTAGCAACCATTGAAGTGACAGGAGATGAAATTCCTAAAGGGGCTTTTCCAGAAGCTTATGATACGCTTAAACAGCAAGATCAAAAAACCAAAGAAATGATCGCAGCCGTTGAAAATGGCGATTTTGAACGAGAGCGAGACTTTGTTTGGACGGCAAATATTGGGGGAGCTATTGCAGAAGGTAATAGTCCCGATGATACAGAAGTTGAAACTTTTGAGGGCAGTTATAAAATTAATGGTGGATATTTTTCTAGCGACCCTAGCAAGCTAACGCCACTCACTATGTCGATGCTAGATACTTATGAGGTTTGGAATATTATTAATGAATCTGGAAAAAGTGACCCCTCTCTACCGGTAGATATTCCTCTATTAGAATGGCATCCTTTCCATCAACATCAAAATTCTTTTGTGGTTTTAGAAATAAACGGTATTAAGGTAAGCGACATGGATCAAACTTACCTAGCGGGTGTTTTAAGCGATACTATTGCCCTGCCTCCCACTTACAAACCGGGTACTGTAACGCCTGAAAATCCCTATGGCGAAGCCATGTTAAATGGTACGCCGTCCAACGTTAAAATTTTGATGAATTTTAAAGACTTTCCCGGAACTTTTGTTAATCATTGTCACATTCTGTTTCATGAAGATGCGGGTATGATGGCTCCGGTTAGGGTCATTCTTAATACGAACAATACTTGGTTAGGATTAGGGGCAAAAAGCAATGCCAAAGGACAAGTGGAACTGATTCGCGCTAGTGATTTAGATCAGCGTCTTTATTTTAAACCTTACGGAAATAATTTTAAAGGTGCTATTGATGTTGCTATTGGCGATGTTAATTATAAACAAAAACCTCTCAGCAATTATTATGTTACTGATAATGTGACTGATATTGTCACTGTACAACGTTCTTTGACTAATCCTAATCAAAAATTTACCGTTAAAGTTTTTGATGGTCAGACATTAATTGATGAGGTAGAACAAGGAAGAACCAGAATTAACAATCCTACCGCCAATAGTCTCATTGGAGAAATTACGCCTTTTAACAATTTAAATTTCAACCCCAACAATCAGGCATCCGTTGCCACCGGTGATATTAATGGGGATGGTTATTCAGATATTGTTGTTGGTGTAGGCGGAAGAATTAAACCACAAATAGAAATTTACAGTGGTAAAGATTTTAGTTTATTGAGTCGTATTAGCCCTTTTCATCACGAAACTTATTTCAAGGGCAAAGTAAACTTAGCAGTGGGAGATGTAAACGGCGATAATTTTGACGATATTATTATTGGTCAAGGTCGAGGAGGCCGAGGACTGGTAGAAATTTACAGTGGTATTTTAATTCAACAGCAACAGTCTTTAGATGGAATTGATGTTTCACACAAAACATCTTTAATTTCTGAAACCTTTAAGCCTTTCGGTGATGGTTATAAAGGGGAGGTGGATGTCACCTCTGGCTATATTTTACAAAGACCACAAGTGCTGAATGGTAAACCTGTGCAAACTCATTATGCCAATATTACGACCTTGGCGGTAGATGGGGTCCCATCCGATCTCGGGCAAATTAGGGTTTTTACTCATGTTGGCGAACACGGGGCACATAGTTCTCATGAAACAATGGCAGCACCCCAAGCCGCAGATTCTGGACATGATCATGAATATATGGAACTGCGTTTAGATGCACAATTCACGCCAGATCGTCCCATTAGCCAATTGATGGGAACTTTTATCGATATTCCGGACTCTCCTCGCGGTGAACCTGCGCTATATACTCTCAACGATGCTGGAAATCCTGAAATTATTCGCTTACAAGAAAATAATGTTCCTGAAACGATTACGTTAAAGTCTGCACCCACAATCCCAAAAAATGTTACAGGTACGCCTGAAAATGATTACTTTGATAGTGCTAGTCCAGAACCTGAACGTTATTTTATTGGAGATAATCAAATCCTTACTACGGGTAATGGCGATGACATTGTAGATGTAACTGATGCTGTCGGCAACAACCGCATTGAGACTGGCAACGGCAATGACATTATATTTGCTGGAAGCAATAACCGTCTTATAGGGGGTGCAGGAAATGATCAGTTTTTTGTGGGAACAGGAGAAGGTAATAACCGAATCTGGGGAAATTCTGGTGCAGATTCCTTTTACATTGTCACCGATGAACAAAACTTAGTTACCAAAGCCAACCAAATTCTTGATTTTAATCCTTCTCAAGATAAAATTATTTTGGCTAATACTAGCTTTAATTATAATTCATTAGGCACAGATTGGAAGGTTCGTCAAGAAGATCAAAAGACGATTATTCAGGTATTCAACCAAGATGTGGCAGTGTTCGCAAACCTTCAAGCCAGTGCTTTAAATAGGACAAATGTTCTATTTAGTTGA
- a CDS encoding EthD domain-containing protein gives MSSPVILPDYSFRDQKAQTSFYVLLWRRNGISLETFDDYWRDVHGPVCARLPGQEQYWQFHVSPSPKAIWPVMEGIKYDLLPEEQFEGIAELTFVSEEKRQIWFNAAAILMDDEQNIFRKAIGYTVSPGNSKTYIDRIATGNPNGELGIVKYHVLLKKADGVSLEDFRQYLKEEFATTVTQNQLVLKFRLHLFDAVDNSRPDAAGVVHYEPEENQYQAAFEIGFSDHLAMREFLVSAEYNIAVRSQQRYIKQISVFVERSVYTFVYNGQITLAGQRGSRVAELITKVGAINQLKDDISALISPQINSVYATTNKITDDLVLAN, from the coding sequence ATGAGTTCTCCTGTAATTTTACCAGACTATTCTTTTCGTGACCAAAAAGCGCAAACTTCATTTTATGTTCTTTTATGGAGACGTAATGGCATCAGCTTAGAAACCTTTGATGACTATTGGAGAGATGTACATGGCCCAGTTTGCGCTCGCTTACCTGGTCAGGAACAATACTGGCAATTTCATGTTTCACCGAGTCCTAAAGCAATTTGGCCGGTTATGGAAGGAATAAAATATGACTTATTGCCTGAAGAACAATTTGAAGGAATTGCTGAATTAACTTTTGTTTCTGAAGAAAAGCGTCAAATTTGGTTTAATGCTGCCGCTATTTTGATGGATGACGAGCAAAATATTTTTAGAAAAGCAATTGGTTACACTGTTAGCCCAGGCAATTCTAAAACTTATATTGATCGTATTGCTACTGGAAACCCTAACGGAGAATTAGGTATTGTCAAATACCATGTTTTGCTTAAAAAAGCAGATGGAGTTAGTTTAGAAGATTTCCGGCAATACTTGAAGGAGGAATTTGCTACTACTGTTACTCAAAATCAATTAGTTTTAAAATTTCGGCTTCATCTGTTTGATGCTGTCGATAATTCTCGTCCTGATGCGGCTGGTGTCGTTCATTATGAACCTGAAGAAAATCAATATCAAGCGGCCTTTGAAATTGGTTTTTCTGACCATTTAGCGATGAGAGAGTTTTTAGTTTCTGCTGAGTACAACATTGCTGTTAGAAGCCAACAAAGGTATATTAAACAAATCAGTGTATTTGTTGAGCGTAGTGTTTATACTTTTGTTTATAACGGGCAAATAACACTAGCAGGCCAACGAGGATCTCGTGTAGCAGAACTAATTACAAAAGTTGGAGCAATAAACCAACTTAAGGATGATATTTCTGCTTTAATAAGTCCTCAAATCAATTCAGTTTACGCAACCACTAATAAAATTACTGATGATTTAGTTTTAGCTAACTGA
- a CDS encoding CDGSH iron-sulfur domain-containing protein, with product MNRPTITNQKPKIVELDSGVYFGCTCGQSDKFPFCDGTHKNTDFVPVKLTLSEKKKVAFCECKKSQNTPFCDGSHSQL from the coding sequence ATGAACAGACCAACAATTACTAATCAAAAGCCAAAAATTGTAGAGTTAGACAGTGGCGTTTATTTTGGCTGCACCTGCGGTCAATCTGATAAATTTCCTTTCTGCGATGGGACTCATAAAAATACAGATTTTGTCCCCGTAAAACTCACTTTATCTGAAAAGAAAAAAGTCGCTTTTTGCGAGTGTAAAAAAAGTCAAAATACTCCTTTTTGTGATGGTTCTCATAGCCAATTATAA
- a CDS encoding CDGSH iron-sulfur domain-containing protein has product MNKPTISKNQPVVLELEAGDYYYCSCGKSGKDPFCDGSHKGTDFTPLKFTINEKKKVALCLSKQSKNPPFCDGSHNQL; this is encoded by the coding sequence ATGAATAAGCCAACTATTTCCAAAAACCAACCCGTTGTATTAGAATTAGAAGCCGGAGATTATTATTACTGTTCTTGTGGAAAATCTGGCAAAGATCCTTTCTGTGATGGTTCACATAAAGGAACTGATTTTACTCCTTTAAAGTTCACAATTAATGAAAAGAAAAAAGTTGCTTTATGTTTAAGTAAACAAAGCAAAAATCCTCCTTTTTGTGACGGCTCTCATAACCAACTTTAA
- a CDS encoding carboxymuconolactone decarboxylase family protein, protein MMYENAVLDDRQVQEGLNNINPKFGDFCTRVAGEAWGLPLIDQKTKALITIAVDVANQTQTGAGSPFAAHVNMALKQGATLEEIEELLLFMCVYAGFNKAAGCFGTLKEIFKKPVLQV, encoded by the coding sequence ATGATGTATGAAAATGCCGTTCTAGATGATAGACAAGTTCAAGAAGGGCTAAATAACATTAACCCAAAATTTGGAGATTTTTGCACTCGTGTAGCCGGAGAAGCTTGGGGTTTACCCTTAATTGATCAAAAAACCAAAGCTTTAATTACTATCGCGGTTGATGTCGCTAATCAAACCCAGACTGGTGCAGGAAGTCCTTTTGCCGCTCATGTAAACATGGCTCTAAAACAAGGAGCCACATTAGAAGAAATTGAAGAACTTCTTCTATTTATGTGTGTTTATGCCGGATTTAATAAAGCGGCTGGTTGTTTTGGGACATTAAAAGAAATATTCAAAAAACCAGTCTTACAGGTTTAA
- the hpaB gene encoding 4-hydroxyphenylacetate 3-monooxygenase, oxygenase component, with product MTIRTGAQYKAGLKNYREVWIEGQKIDDVTTHYAFTEPIASIASLYDKQHQPELSEILTYSSPDTNNKTSTFFLTPVTHDHLLKRRMAIKTYADATFGLMGRSPDFLNTAVMAFAAAKDFFGQVNSDFADNILTYYNYCQENDVFLSCALVNPQVDRSKASGEQKDPYAHLRVVQETADGLLVRGAKMISTLAPLADELFVFPLPGLKPGDEPYALAFSIPINTPGLRLICRESFSRTNQSLFDHPLSSRFEEIDAACVFDDVLIPWERVFFYGNVELANVLYAQTNARNYTSHQGAVRALAKAELLVGIAIALAEMAKTNSFLHVQEMLGELLGYLELVKGAVLLSEREAQKTPWGTLCPAIEPLVALRYHFPRMNARMVEVIQTLGAGGLISCPMEQDFNTPIGADIERYFRGTEVSAQERLHLLKLAWDVTGDAFGQRQLLYERYHAGDPVRIAAGQYREYDKLSLLKRVESALKNSCGSANARN from the coding sequence ATGACAATTAGAACTGGGGCACAATACAAAGCGGGTTTAAAAAATTACCGCGAGGTCTGGATAGAAGGACAAAAAATCGATGACGTTACAACCCATTACGCTTTTACTGAGCCAATTGCCTCTATTGCAAGTCTTTATGACAAGCAACATCAACCAGAGTTATCGGAGATTTTGACCTATTCTTCTCCAGATACCAATAATAAAACCAGTACCTTTTTCCTGACCCCCGTTACTCACGACCATCTATTAAAGCGTCGCATGGCAATTAAAACCTACGCGGATGCAACTTTCGGATTAATGGGAAGGTCACCAGATTTTCTTAATACCGCCGTTATGGCATTTGCTGCCGCTAAAGACTTTTTCGGTCAAGTTAATAGCGATTTTGCTGATAACATCTTGACTTACTACAACTATTGTCAAGAGAATGATGTTTTCTTAAGCTGCGCCCTGGTTAATCCTCAAGTAGACCGCTCAAAAGCTTCCGGCGAACAGAAAGATCCCTATGCTCATTTGCGGGTGGTACAGGAAACAGCAGATGGATTATTAGTGCGGGGAGCCAAAATGATTTCTACCCTTGCCCCCCTCGCGGACGAGTTATTCGTCTTTCCTCTACCTGGATTAAAACCCGGAGACGAACCCTACGCCCTTGCTTTTAGCATTCCCATCAATACACCAGGATTGCGCTTGATTTGTCGAGAATCTTTTAGCCGCACTAATCAGTCTCTTTTCGATCATCCATTAAGCAGCCGATTCGAGGAAATCGATGCCGCTTGCGTATTTGATGATGTGCTAATTCCTTGGGAACGGGTTTTCTTTTATGGAAATGTGGAATTAGCTAACGTTCTGTACGCTCAAACAAATGCTCGTAATTACACCAGCCATCAAGGGGCTGTTCGGGCACTGGCAAAGGCCGAGCTATTGGTAGGCATTGCGATCGCCTTAGCGGAGATGGCTAAAACTAATTCATTCCTGCACGTTCAAGAGATGTTAGGGGAGCTATTAGGGTATTTAGAACTTGTCAAAGGCGCGGTTTTACTGTCGGAACGAGAAGCCCAAAAAACCCCCTGGGGCACTTTATGTCCTGCGATTGAGCCTCTTGTGGCACTTCGCTACCATTTCCCACGTATGAATGCGCGAATGGTGGAGGTTATCCAGACTTTAGGGGCTGGAGGTTTAATATCTTGCCCAATGGAACAAGATTTTAATACTCCTATTGGTGCAGATATTGAGCGCTACTTTCGGGGAACTGAGGTATCGGCACAGGAGCGACTTCATTTGCTAAAATTAGCTTGGGACGTTACCGGAGATGCCTTTGGTCAGCGCCAACTTCTTTACGAGCGATATCATGCAGGAGATCCTGTTCGCATTGCTGCTGGTCAGTATCGGGAGTATGATAAATTATCTTTATTAAAGAGAGTTGAATCTGCACTTAAAAATAGTTGCGGTTCTGCTAATGCTAGAAATTAA
- a CDS encoding iron uptake porin, whose translation MLEIFGKIILTVSSLLMSVLTLASAVCSENSTQAETFLNFSSELEAAQTPAIPISQNDNSILKGLGSQVPRVNQLKDVSSRDWAYESLRSLAERYKCIVGYPNLTDRGNQTLTRWEFAVGLNICINNMESLIQENVAILREDIETLKRLAQEFDSELTGLKVRSDDLEARVAFFEDHQFSTTTKLQGEVVVALTDTFGNNDTTQTIFGDRIRLTFKTSFDGKDLLVTRLAAGNLRAFDTERNDAFIESPTTTQGFNVGYTGNNDIVIDWLAHFDSFKLNDKFKFNTYIPALGGIWPDNVPSSNPFFFNYDGGNGSLSTFANLSPIYRIGGGSGFVLNFNFNIVQLSGGYLAGQAGRAGNPVQGSGLFNGDYAALVQLNFQPIKTIELGITYVHGFHKRGNPIFGYGSRQPFVGTNAVNFAGAESDRVTNTYGFQAFWRIVDALSFTAFFAYGDLKQIGGFNSEYWTYAGGFALPDLGKEGNILGIFAGVQPYLGNKTLNTNNKNPVHVEVFYKYQLTDNINITPGAIWISNPEQVPSSNDEIIGTVRTTFAF comes from the coding sequence ATGCTTGAAATTTTTGGAAAAATAATTTTGACTGTTTCTAGTCTTTTAATGAGTGTTTTAACATTAGCATCAGCAGTTTGTTCAGAAAACTCAACGCAAGCTGAAACGTTTCTAAATTTCAGTTCTGAGTTAGAAGCGGCTCAAACTCCAGCAATACCAATTAGTCAAAATGATAATTCAATTTTAAAAGGATTAGGAAGCCAAGTTCCCAGAGTTAATCAACTTAAAGATGTTTCTTCTAGAGATTGGGCTTACGAATCACTACGGAGTTTAGCTGAACGGTATAAATGTATTGTTGGTTATCCTAATCTCACTGACCGAGGTAATCAAACTCTCACTCGCTGGGAGTTTGCAGTTGGTCTTAATATTTGTATAAATAATATGGAGAGCTTAATTCAAGAAAACGTTGCTATTTTGAGAGAAGACATTGAGACACTCAAGAGATTGGCACAAGAGTTTGATTCCGAGCTAACAGGCTTGAAAGTGCGTAGTGATGATTTAGAGGCTCGAGTTGCTTTTTTTGAAGATCACCAGTTTTCGACAACCACTAAATTGCAGGGTGAAGTAGTTGTTGCTCTCACCGATACTTTTGGAAATAATGACACCACACAAACGATTTTTGGTGATCGCATTCGTTTAACGTTTAAAACTAGCTTCGATGGAAAGGATCTTTTGGTGACTCGTTTGGCGGCTGGTAATTTAAGAGCTTTTGATACTGAACGTAATGATGCTTTTATCGAGTCGCCGACAACAACACAAGGTTTTAATGTGGGCTATACTGGAAATAATGACATCGTCATCGATTGGTTAGCTCATTTTGACTCATTCAAGCTTAATGACAAGTTTAAATTTAATACATATATACCAGCCCTAGGAGGGATTTGGCCTGATAATGTTCCTTCGAGTAATCCATTTTTCTTTAATTATGATGGAGGTAATGGTTCTCTATCTACTTTCGCTAACTTAAGCCCGATTTATCGGATTGGGGGAGGTAGCGGTTTTGTTCTAAACTTTAACTTTAATATTGTACAACTCAGTGGTGGCTACCTAGCGGGTCAGGCTGGCCGGGCAGGCAATCCAGTACAAGGTTCAGGTCTGTTTAACGGTGATTATGCTGCCTTGGTTCAATTAAATTTCCAGCCCATCAAAACAATTGAACTGGGAATAACATACGTTCACGGTTTTCATAAAAGAGGCAATCCTATTTTTGGTTATGGAAGTAGACAACCTTTCGTCGGTACTAATGCTGTTAACTTTGCGGGTGCAGAAAGCGACAGGGTTACTAATACTTATGGATTTCAGGCATTTTGGAGAATTGTTGATGCCCTCAGTTTCACCGCTTTCTTCGCCTATGGTGACCTTAAGCAAATCGGGGGTTTTAATTCTGAGTATTGGACTTATGCCGGAGGTTTTGCTTTGCCAGATTTGGGTAAAGAAGGTAATATTTTAGGAATTTTTGCTGGCGTTCAACCTTATTTAGGTAATAAAACTTTAAATACTAATAACAAAAACCCAGTTCATGTAGAAGTATTTTACAAATATCAGTTAACTGACAACATTAATATTACCCCTGGCGCGATTTGGATTTCTAATCCTGAACAAGTGCCTAGTAGTAACGATGAAATTATTGGTACTGTAAGAACTACATTTGCTTTTTGA
- a CDS encoding potassium channel family protein — MATKKPSPHRLLLLLIILFILSPLWQTRLGRLIHDIFLFIALLVIIDIFHLRSKSLKILYRLLAFIALLLDTIIWLKLFPIHLALITFNIFIEICFLGMAILIILRRIYFEDKVTNDTIRNGINVYLLIGIIFAIIYRAIHLEVPQSFYLPFAEQGSTFDPFYFSFLTLTTVGYGDIIPISPWVRVLTNLEGIAGILYPTTIIARLVSLYILHNHQK; from the coding sequence TTGGCTACTAAAAAACCATCTCCTCATCGTCTGCTACTGCTCCTGATTATTTTGTTTATTCTTTCTCCTTTGTGGCAAACGCGGCTTGGCCGATTAATCCATGATATTTTCCTGTTTATAGCACTCCTTGTAATTATTGATATTTTTCATCTTCGTTCAAAATCCTTAAAAATTTTGTATCGGCTGTTAGCTTTTATAGCTTTATTATTAGACACTATTATTTGGCTCAAACTTTTTCCCATCCATTTAGCTTTAATAACTTTTAATATTTTCATTGAAATTTGTTTTTTGGGAATGGCTATTTTGATAATTTTGAGACGAATATATTTTGAAGATAAAGTCACGAATGATACTATAAGAAACGGCATCAATGTCTATTTATTAATAGGCATTATTTTTGCCATTATTTATCGTGCTATTCATTTAGAAGTTCCTCAAAGTTTTTATCTTCCCTTTGCCGAACAAGGTTCGACTTTCGATCCTTTTTATTTTAGTTTTTTGACCCTGACAACTGTGGGTTATGGAGATATTATTCCCATTAGTCCTTGGGTGAGGGTTTTAACCAATCTTGAAGGAATTGCCGGAATTCTTTATCCGACAACTATTATTGCTCGATTGGTTAGTCTTTATATCCTTCACAATCATCAAAAATAA